Sequence from the Ictalurus punctatus breed USDA103 chromosome 10, Coco_2.0, whole genome shotgun sequence genome:
CTGAAACATACCTGTCTGATATGTCTTCCATACTGATATGTCAAGTGCTCTGGGGTTGAGTCTCAAAACAATGTAGACGTTTCTTATAGCTGGATTTTTATGAGTGACAGGTTTTATAGAGATTTGTGTTTTAAGAAGCAAGGTTTAAGCAATATGTAGCTGAACAAAGGGGAGGGGGCAGGGGACAAGTCAGTAAATGACACAGAGCCAAAAGAGTCGAGGCTATCTAAGAGCTGAGTCAAATGATTTGACACTGAAAAGAGCCATAATTCCAAGAGTTTTCTTTTATTAGTGAGCTGAACCAAATGATTTGAATCATTGAAAACAGCCATAATTTGAAGgagtcgactcttattggtGAGCTGAACCAAATGATTCGACTCACTGAAAGCAGCCTTAATttgaaagagtcgactcttattaGTGAGCCGAGCAAAATGATTCGACTCACTGAAATGATCTGGAATTTAAGAGTCAGCTCTATTAAAGAGATGTTCAAATAATCTGACTCGCTGAAAAGAGCTAGAATTTGAAATAGTCAAACGTTATTGGTGTGCTGAATCAAATGATTTAACTCACTGAAAAGAGTCAGAATTTGAGTTGACTCTTATTAGAGAACTGAGGCGATTtatctgactcactgaaaataGCCGGAActtaagagtcgactcttactGGCTAAATCAAATGATACGACTCATTGAAAGCAGCCATAATTTGAAACAGTCGACTCTTGTTAGCGAGCTGAGCCAAGTGATTTGACTAATTAGAAAGAGCTGGAATTTGAAAGTGTCGAATCTTTTTAGTGAGCTGAGTCAAATAAACTCACTGAAAAAAGCCAGAACTCATCTCACTAGCTGGTACAGACTCGAGTTTAGCCATCGGACgattctgtttgtttgtgtgttgacCAATCAGTGGTCTGTACTAgtttagccccgcccacatgcCCCAGGAACTAAATTCAGCACGGGTATAAGGGTACTTCCTGGTGGAAAAGTCGCTGTTTTGAatgttttctacattttctTCCAGGTGACTCTGAATAACGTGCAGGTCTGCAGTGAGAACATCAGCACGCTGAAAAAGATGCTGGAGGTCTGATTGTTTCTGTAATCTGATATATTAATGGTCTTGTTCTTTAAACCTGTTTCTCACCCACTCTCTGACTtctttttttgtcccccccccccctgtggCTCAGAGTGATTGTGCCAAATTGTTCAGTCAGGTGGTGGGTTCAGAACAAGCTCAGGCTAAGATAGACAGCTGTCTGTCTGACTTGGTGAACACGTCCAGCAAGTTCAAAGATCTCCTCCAGGTCAGAAAATTGGAACATCTGTATTTCCGTTAGAGCTGTCGGAATTTATACAAAAATAGTCCATACATTAAGGTTTAAGATCCCTCAGTAATCTATTTTTAGCTTATtaaaacgtgtgtgtgcgtgcgtgtgtgtaggaggGTCTTCAGGAGCTGAATAACACTGCTATCAGACCGCAGGTGAAGCCGTGGATCAGCAGCTTCCTGTCTGTTTCACACAATATCGAAGAGGTGAGAAACAATCTCTGACCgtcacaaagcactgacactggagactccttccataaatatttgttAAAGAAACCTCTCCTAACAGATCAAGGTTTTTTAATCCGATTATcagtgaacgagctgttgctataggaACCATAACATATAACGAGCGTGTTAATTATAAATGAACCTGTGATGTGCAGtcgcgctactgtcagagctgccgttatagaaaactaatcaacacctcctgaccaatcacatcacaatcagttgtttttttaatttcaggAGGAGTTCAGTGAGTACGAGGCGAACGATCCGTGGGTTCAGCAGCTGGTTATGCAGCTGGAGCAGCTCATGGCTGAGTTTAAGGTAAAGAAAACGTCACTCGTGTTCAGTGTGGACGTTTGCCGAGACGTGAAGTGTGACGGAGTGTGTGTCCCCAGGCCGGCTTGTCTCCTGTCATCTACGACACGCTGACCAGCCTGATGACCAGCCTGATCGCCATGGAGCTGGAGAAGACCATCTTTAAATGCACCTTCAGCAGGGTGAGAGCGTCTGTAATTCACTCACACACCTCAGGGGGGCGTCCGGTTTACTAAATGAGATATCCTCACTCACTGAAACCTCCAtttaatgctctctctctccttcttttactcttctgtctctctctctctcttattctgtctctctccttttatctctgtctgtctttcttccttttgtctctctcttcttctctttgtctgactctttctttccctctctgtctctgtttattttcctgtctgtctctcactcgctctcactCGCTCTGTATTGTGTCtccctcttcttctctttctctgcctgtgtctctctctctctgtctgtgtgtctctctctgtctctcactctcagttGGGTGGTCTGCAGTTTGATAAGGAGCTGCGTTTGCTGCTCGCTTATCTGTGCTCCGTCTCCTCTTGGACGATTCGGGATAAATTTGCTCGCCTCACTCAGATCGCAACGATCCTCAACCTGGAGAGGGTTCGTATCCGTATATAATCagcacttttgtgtgtgtgtgtgtgtgtgtgtgtgtgtgtgtgtgtgtgtgtgtgtgtgtgtatatacacacatttttacttGGATGAGAATTTCCTGATCAGAATTTCACCACGTGTAGTCACGTGTTTATACACAAATCAGCCCGTGATATCCAGGTGTAAACCGGATCTTTGTTCCCTGTGTCCCATTTCAGGTGTCTGAGATCCTGGATTACTGGGGACCGAACTCAGGACCTCTGACGTGGCGTCTGACTCCGGCCGAGGTCCGACAGGTCCTGGCGCTCCGAGTGGACTTTCGCAGTGAGGACATCAAAAGACTCCGCCTTTAATACGCCGCTGAAAGCTAACCGGATCATTTCCAGTTATTTATGATTAGAATAGAACAAAAAGGGTGAATATaatccagggttttttttttctttccttcatttgtacactaACGTGATGAGAAATGTCCCACGGGGATTATTGGGATTACGTTCATAAAAAGACTTGCTCTATCGATatgtctgtcttttctttttgtaatgCTCAGAAACCTCAGAACCTGTTTCATAGGAGAAGATGGTTCTGATCTTTTGAAAAGGGAATAAAAATGTTCCGTGCCGCACCAGTGCCAAGTCTCGCACGTggaatgtttttatgtattatttaacgcttctttttaatgaaaaaatgttttaatgagagctgtaagccgtaaacGAACACCTCATCTGACGCAAGATTTAGTGctcgcttattattattattattattatatattattaaatatttttattgtcaGAGAAGTGAGTGAAAATAACCTCCACTTCTGATTTTCAGTCTTTACCCCGATCGCTCACTTCATACTCCCAGCTCTCTCTGcactttaccttttatggagttttgtgggcgtcgctaaatgcaaatgagctgtgtcagAAACGTAATTAAGGAACATCAGTTCACCACTTGAGGTCATTTCTGGTGTTAATATCTACTCTGTGTATAGAATATCATCGTGAGATTATCGTCTCAGAGTTCTGAAGCTGATAAACtagtatagaaaaaaaaaagccagcgctataaaaactttaaaaagttGAATATTTTGCTTCTCTGACTCTGGATTACGAAGATTAATGAGCAGTGGGGTGTCACCCATTAAAAAccgaacaaaacaaaaaacaggctGTGAGTCGGAGAGGGAGAAAATAAGGTTTTGCaagaatttaataaaaaataaaaacaaacattttaatagtataataataacacaagCGTCTGAAAATCTTACAGGATCACTACATCAAAAAAATAGACTtgaattctgaatcatttttttACTCCAAATCCTCGGTTCGTTTTTGCAAACGGTGACGGTCCGCAGATTTGGATCGAATCCTCAGGATGTTAAATACAGAATAATGAAACCCAGGTACTGATGgaacagtcagagagagagagagagagagagagagaacacgtCTATGCTGAATTTATATACGCTGGCTttcatggggggaaaaaaaaaaaggagatacAAAGATTAGAAGCCTATTGTAATCTTCAGTCTGTTCTGCACCCGCTGTGTTTCtgtaacaaacacaaaaatgtacTTCATTAAAAAGCTTGTTTATTACGCTACACGTGACCGCCTACGATGGAATCTCGGCGTTAAATTCCCACAGGTTTGTTTTCTgttcaaaataaatcagtgaCAAAACCACCATGGAACTCGACTCTTCCATACTGAATCCCCACCCGTGTGACTCATCCACTAACTCATCCACTAACTCATCCACTAACTCATCCACTAACTCATTCGCCAGCATAGTCTTCTTAGTTTAATCATATTTAGGCTGTCGGGAAATCCAAAAGCTCGTGAGGGCGTGTCCAGAATTTGCATATCAGTGCATATTTATAACTCGTGTCAATTTCGTTACCTGGGCTTTAACAATTTTATTTTCCGAACTATTTATTTTAACGTGTTAAAACGATCTGTGATTTTCCACAGAGGCGATGTCGGTACCGGTATCGGATCAGTACCGAAGCTCTGATACCGGTATTGTGTCGAAACTAGAAAAGACTTGGGTAGTGAAGTTCTTCTTGAGGAGTAACGCCTTCACCTCGCAGACATTAGCAGAAATCTTCAGAACACACTcttgggaaaagaaaaaataagggtacttaactgtacttttccttgtggAAGTATGACGAGGACACATTTTGTACCTTTATTCCATAAATTTCACCTCGAAACGTGGATGGTGACGTAAACGTACGAATACGAATGGACCGTGATTGACCTTAAATCTAAACTACgcactaaaggtacaaaaagtGTACTTGACAGTACCGACCCAGAGACAAGGCACAGTACCACTTGGATCCCTTTTTTATCATGACACTGTATGGTGGTATGATGATCTGGAtattgtgaatatatatatatatttctgtaaaacagCTGTGTTAAAGTTAGTGATATTAGTATGCAGGTGGTCGTGGGGGCGTGTTCATATTTGCATACTCGTGCATATTTATAAGTCACAATGAGGACGTTCCTTACTTGGGCATTAAAACACTGAACTGTTTTGGTTTTTCCCCCCCCCCGGTAATTTCATGACGTCACTGATGTTTCACAGAACTCACATGTGTTTATCAAGGCTAGACGGAGCACATTGtggaaatttttttcttttgacacCATCACCCActcctaacttttttttttgtttgtaaacaCTGAGAATTCAaatccaaacaaaaacaaaacaaaaattaaacaccTCCCAGAACATTGTTCTGTTTCGGGTTTCGgtccgggttttttttttgggtcagACTTTTTTCCGAACCGCACTGATACCGGACAGCACGCGGTCGCGCTCGCGGAGCTCCTCCTGCAGGCGCGCTTCGCTCACGCGCAGCTGGCGGATGGTGTTCTTCATCTCCTTCATCTTCACCTCCATGAGGGCGATGATGTCGCGCTGCTCGTTGAGTTTCCTCAGGAGCTCGGCTGAAGTTGTGCCGGTGGTCAGGGAGTACGAGTGCTCCTCTCCGCACAGCGCCAGGAGCGAACCGGGCTCATCCGGtaccaccgtcaccaccaccTCCTCGGACTTGAGCGCCGGCGCTGAGCACGAGCCgtccactgctgctgctgctgctgctgctaacgatgatgaggatgatgatgaagaagaagatgatggtggtggtggtatagCGACGGGTGAGATGTACTGCCCGTTCTGTCCGATCTGCACCACGAACTCGGTCTCGCCTTGATGTGCTTCACTGTGGATTGCGCCGAAGCTGGTGAGAACTGGCGCGGGCGCAGGCGCAGGCGCAGACGCAGCGTGCACCTTCCTGCCCCTGCCGCGCCGACTTCTCCTCTCGTTCACTCCGCGTAACGGGAAGAGCGTCGGGACTCGGATGGTGTAGGTCTTCCTGCCCCCGGGGAAGTGCACGCTGCACACGCGGTGTCCTGTAGTGGGCTGGAAGGTGCTGAAGCAGCCGCTCACTCCGGCCCGGGAGATGTTCTTCAGCCAGATCTCCCGCTGAGTCGGGTCTTTCGGGAAGGTGTAGAACCGGAGCTCGCGGTCCCGGTGTGAGTTATTATAACACCCGGGCACGCAGCACGTGAAGCCTGGCATGACGACACCGTTTCTGTTTGACCCCCTCGAGCAATCGCACACAAGTTTcgcttgattttgttttgttgatcTCCTTCGTGCTCTGTTATCAAATGCAGCGGCCTAAAAGCGGAACTACACGTCCCACAATACTTAcgacttcctgttttgttttatttaaagcgCGTTCGTGAGCACCGAGTCTGCGCACAACACGCGCATATTCGAGGCCTTTCTCTCTGCGAATAAACGCAGACTGAAATATACCTCAACGCAGACTGAAATATACCTCGAGATTCAGTcgccataataataatatttactttctttactttttctgTTTAAACAAGTACAGAAAAGAGAGGACTTTTGCaaagattcaattcaattcggtTTTATtagtatagcgcttttaacagtggacattgtcccaaagcagctttacagaaatatatatatatattatatatatatatatatatatatatatatatatatatatatatatatatatatatatatatatatacacatatatattcagaatatatgttttaaatgtatgagtttgtccctaatgagcaagccaagACGGTGAAGATCAAGATGAAGATGaattgtttgcttttattttggaagaaaataaaattttcttTGGATTTCATCTTAACAGCTAAATGAAGCTGCTGTCTGaattttatggataaatattttTACAGAAAGATCATGTTAAAATCTATATGGAATACAGGTTTCTGTAACATCGATatattccattttaaaaaaaagaaagaaaaaagaaaaaaaagattgagtggatttgttttctttaaaatcacatttacaAACTGGAGGAAAATCATAAATattcttcatttgaaataaataaataaataaataaaatgtttgttttcgtGAACACCAGTCTCAATATAAGCGTTCgatttaaatctttaaatgtttaaaatacagGCATTCATTGTATTCAAAAACAGCAAAAGAATACCTTACAACTGTGAGTTATTCCATCAACAAAATCTTAATTATCCAGACAAATATATGTGCCAGAGGTTTAAAAGCTGCTCTTTAAACgcaaacatttaaacactgaaAAATTTGGGTCATACGTACAAACTTTTTTGGAGGGGGATCATAAagagtaattaaataaataaataaatacacacacacaaaataaaattaataataatatatgtaaaataaattgttttgtGCAGATCTTTGCCTAAGTAAATTGttgctatatttatttatttattttgaaccGGAAATTGAGCAAGAATAACAGtttatgaaaaacaaatagCACATATTTATAACtaaaggggtaaaaaaaaaaaaaaaacctggtgaAATTCagtcaaataaatatacaaacgatttgtttttacttaaatattaaatattagctACACTAcgctaattaataaatatatatatttttatatatatatataaatagatatattATTTCCCGCCTTGCACATTAACGGCGCATTAGTATAGGCTAATTTCCGGAAGTGCACTTGCAAAACTACATATCCCATTACGCATGCGCGAGCGTGACGGCTGCGCGGGAGATGACGTCATCGCGGCGTCTCTTTGAATCTCCTGTTGCCGTTAGAAGTGAAGACTAAGCGCTGTATTCAAGTGAAACTTTGGAGCTATtcttctgtttatatatatatataattataattataaacatTTGAGGGAACTCACCAATGGACTCCGGGGAAGAAGAGGACGTGTCTGCCCGAGTTTTACTCAGAAATGTTctgcacacagaaacacagcGGTCTCCAGTCACCAGGAGGTGAGTTTACTGCTCTGCTTTATGCTAGTTAGCATAGCGGTTAGCATAGCAGTGTGTTattgattataataataaacctttaaaccatcctttttaaaaaacaaaaacggttATGATCACAATTCAGACAGTTTGGCCTCGTTGTCTGAGCAGATTTCTGTGGTTTAGTATGACAAGCTAGAtagctgagtgcaaaagttttcgCACCCCACAGTTTCATGTcgtaaattttatatatatatatatatatatatatatatatatatatatgtatatatatatatatatatatatttatatatttatatatatatatatatatatatatatatatatatatgtgtatatgtgtatatatatatatatatatatatatatatatatttatatgtgtatatatatatatatatatatatatgtatatgtgtatatatatatatatgtgtatatatgtatatgtgtatatatatatatatgtatatgtgtatatatatatatatatgtatatgtgtatatatatatatatgtatatgtgtatatatatatatatatgtatatgtgtatatatatatatatatatatatatatatatatatatatgtatatatatatatacatatatatatatatatatatacacatatacatgtatatgtgtatatatatatatatatgtatatgtgtatatatatatatatatgtatatgtgtatatatatatatatatatatatatat
This genomic interval carries:
- the thap11 gene encoding THAP domain-containing protein 11, with protein sequence MPGFTCCVPGCYNNSHRDRELRFYTFPKDPTQREIWLKNISRAGVSGCFSTFQPTTGHRVCSVHFPGGRKTYTIRVPTLFPLRGVNERRSRRGRGRKVHAASAPAPAPAPVLTSFGAIHSEAHQGETEFVVQIGQNGQYISPVAIPPPPSSSSSSSSSSSLAAAAAAAVDGSCSAPALKSEEVVVTVVPDEPGSLLALCGEEHSYSLTTGTTSAELLRKLNEQRDIIALMEVKMKEMKNTIRQLRVSEARLQEELRERDRVLSGISAVRKKV